One Papaver somniferum cultivar HN1 chromosome 10, ASM357369v1, whole genome shotgun sequence genomic window carries:
- the LOC113316811 gene encoding ATP synthase subunit delta', mitochondrial-like, whose product MQVDKTHSVGRKEYDELVHQVFRVLEMFRQLSRQCVARSSLTKGLQSLSTDLPETFMKSPESYYAYSYPETSNTQFSSSPSNTPEYFFAFLLPKQEDFGSAYRSPQPPPPENVGKVIVPSRTGQMEIYPGQPITLEVLKPGVVSLVDGKSTTRYFVTGGFAFIHGHCVDVATDEAIPLDHIDPAEVHKGLKESTQKLRSASTDLEKAEDQIGVDVHHALNAALQELIQEQGRSTSVVVHK is encoded by the coding sequence GTATTCAGAGTTTTAGAGATGTTTCGACAACTTTCACGTCAGTGTGTTGCTCGATCGAGTTTGACCAAGGGTTTACAATCTCTATCGACAGATCTCCCAGAAACATTCATGAAATCACCGGAATCTTATTATGCATATTCCTATCCGGAAACTTCTAACACTCAGTTTTCATCTTCTCCTTCCAATACACCTGAATATTTCTTCGCTTTTCTCTTGCCTAAACAAGAAGATTTTGGCTCGGCGTATAGATCACCGCAGCCGCCACCGCCAGAGAACGTTGGCAAGGTCATAGTACCATCAAGAACAGGCCAGATGGAAATTTATCCTGGACAACCGATTACCCTCGAAGTGCTCAAACCTGGGGTTGTCtcattggtcgatggaaagtccACGACTAGGTACTTCGTCACTGGTGGATTTGCATTCATCCATGGACACTGTGTAGATGTAGCTACTGACGAGGCTATACCCCTTGACCATATTGACCCAGCTGAGGTTCATAAGGGTCTCAAGGAGTCCACCCAGAAGTTGAGATCTGCCTCGACTGACTTGGAGAAAGCTGAAGATCAGATTGGAGTGGACGTTCACCACGCCCTAAATGCTGCCCTACAGGAACTTATACAGGAGCAAGGTAGGAGTACATCAGTAGTTGTTCACAAGTAA